A region of Lycium barbarum isolate Lr01 chromosome 1, ASM1917538v2, whole genome shotgun sequence DNA encodes the following proteins:
- the LOC132618185 gene encoding uncharacterized protein LOC132618185, which translates to MYQVGANCSGKIWFFVEENVDVEIISDTAQQITLKLFLQEHNRSLITTLVYAKCDEVERLSLWDSIYQLAGSYDMPWLVGGDFNVVMNEEEKIGGVPVLKAVLLHGRMAGLGMIVYLKDWTESFLTHCFNNGLVILKWSIYPGLDLIMPHFLLLWKIKKVKGALSAWSRLAFGDIFKQLIIREDIVRIKEQLFEDDRSEQNRIILQLAQAELKKYLHYEKEFWRQKAGYTWFSEGDRNTKFFHNLVNGRRKRLQVNRIQIYDGEWIEDKEQLAAEAANFIQQQFSQEQGALDFGMLKHISQMVSSESNDLLCALPSQEKVKNVVFELK; encoded by the exons ATGTATCAGGTTGGTGCAAACTGTAGTGGAAAGATTTGGTTTTTTGTAGAAGAGAATGTAGATGTGGAAATTATATCTGATACTGCACAACAGATCACCTTGAAACTTTTTCTTCAGGAGCACAATAGATCTCTTATAACAACTTTGGTCTATGCTAAATGTGATGAAGTAGAAAGACTGTCTCTTTGGGATAGTATTTATCAGTTAGCTGGCTCCTATGACATGCCTTGGCTAGTAGGGGGAGATTTTAATGTAGTGATGAATGAAGAGGAGAAAATAGGTGGAGTCCCT GTTTTAAAGGCAGTCCTTTTACATGGTAGAATGGCAGGGCTGGGGATGATTGTATATTTGAAAGATTGGACAGAATCTTTTTTAACTCACTGTTTCAACAATGGTTTGGTCATATTGAAGTGGAGCATTTATCCAGGACTGGATCTGATCATGCCCCATTTCTTATTACTTTGG AAGATCAAGAAAGTAAAAGGGGCTCTATCTGCTTGGAGTAGACTGGCttttggagatatcttcaaacaaCTTATCATCAGGGAAGATATAGTGAGAATTAAGGAACAACTGTTTGAAGATGATCGTTCTGAACAGAATAGAATAATCTTGCAGCTTGCTCAGGCTGAACTGAAGAAATATTTACATTATGAGAAAGagttttggagacaaaaagcaggATACACTTGGTTCTCTGAAGGTGATAGAAACACCAAGTTTTTTCACAATTTAGTAAATGGAAGGAGAAAAAGGTTACAGGTGAATAGAATTCAAATATATGATGGTGAGTGGATAGAAGATAAGGAGCAGCTTGCAGCAGAAGCAGCTAATTTCATCCAACAACAATTCTCTCAAGAGCAGGGGGCTCTAGATTTTGGCATGCTGAAGCACATTTCTCAGATGGTCTCTTCTGAAAGCAATGATTTGCTTTGTGCACTTCCATCCCAGGAAAAAGTAAAGAATGTTGTTTTTGAACTTAAATGA